Within Streptomyces sp. SS1-1, the genomic segment GTCCGGCGTGGGACAGGGAGTCGAAGTCGACGGTCTGGGTGCCGCCGAAGGGCCCGAAGGCCGTCAGGTCCAGGCGGTGCAGCCTCACCGGGCCACCTCCCGCACGGCCTGGTCGGCGCGCACGGCGTCGAACGCGTCCCGCAGCACGGCCTGTTCGTCGGGGTCGGGCCCGGTGCCGCGCACGTGGGTCACGAAGTCCTCCGCGATCTCCTGGTCGCCGCGTCCGGCCAGCCGGCGCGCGTAGGACACCGCGGGCTCGCCGGGGGTCCGCTCGGGGTCGAAGACGAGGCTGAGGGTGTGGGGGAAGCGTTCGGTGAGGCGGGCCATGGGGTCGGCGGGGCGCACCGCGTCGGTGAGGGTCGCCTCGACCCAGGACTCCTCGTGTCCGCGCAGGGCGGGGTCGGCGAGCAGGTCCTCGAGCGTCCCCCGGATGCGGGCCAGCGGGCGCGGGACCGGGCAGTCGATCCGTTCGGCCGTGACGCCGCCGTCGGCGTCCAGGTCGACGAGCCACATGCTCTTGCGGTGGCCGGCCTCGGAGAACGAGTACGGCAGCGGGGATCCCGAGTAGCGGACGCGCTCGGAGATCGTCTGGCAGCCGTGCAGATGCCCGAGCGCCACGTAGTCGACGCCGTCGAAGACGCCGGCGGGCACCGCGGCCACGCCGCCTACGGTGATGTCCCGTTCGCTGTCGCTGGGCTCGCCGCCGGTGACGAAGGCGTGGGCGAGGACGACGGAGCGGGTGCCGGGCGGGCGCGTGGCGAGGTCGGCGCGGACCTGCCGCATGGCGGCGGCGAGCACGGCCTCGTGATCGGCCTTCTCGACGCCGAAGCCGTCCTTGACGAGGGCGGGCTCCAGATAGGGCAGCCCGTAGAACGCGACGTCGCCGAAGCCGTCCGTCAGTACGACGGGGGTGGCGCAGGTCGCCGGGTCGGTGCGCAGATGGATCCCGGCGCGGCCCATGAGTCCCGCGCCGACGCCCAGTCGGCGCGCCGAGTCGTGGTTGCCGGAGATCATCACCGTGGGCACGCCCAGGTCGGCGAGCCGGTGCAATGCGTCGTCGAACAGCTCGACGGCGGCGAGCGGCGGCACCGCCCGGTCGTACACGTCCCCCGACACGACCACCGCGTCCACCTCGCGTTCGCGCGCGGTCGTGACGAGGTGCCCGATGAACTCGGCCTGGGCGCCGAGCATGGTGACCCGGTGGAACGCGCGGCCGAGGTGCCAGTCGGAGGTGTGCAGCAGTCTCATGATCCCCCGAGCCTATCGGCCGGGTCCGACAACGCAGGCGGTTACTCCCGTATCGCCCGGTCTCGCACGTTCCCGCACCCCCATGCGCGCCCGTCACTCACGAGCTGTACCGCGTACGGCATTTCAGACATGTCAGGAAACGCACTCCTCGGTGACCAGTTGGTCCGCGAGGCGGCGGGCCTGGGTCAGCAGGGTGCCGTAGGTGGCCAGGGCGTCGGGGTCCTCCAGCACGCCGTCGGGCAGCCTGCGGTGCAGGGCGTCCAGGGTGGTCCGCATGTCGTCGACGACCTCGCGCAACTCCTCGTCCACCTTCGCGTCGTAACCGCCCGGGGCGAACCGGCTCTGCGGATACAGGCAGATCGCGCGGGCGCTGCCGCGCAGGAAGCCGGCGTACGCCTCGCTGACCGCCGGGCCCGGCCGGGGCTGCGGCCGTCCGCCGTCGCTGGACTCCAGCACCGCGCGGGTGACGCCGGAGGTGTGGACGGCGACGTAGTCGAGGACGGTCACCGCGTCGTCGTACTCCTGGCCGGGCGGCTCCTCCCCCAGCTTGCGGCGGCGCGGGTTGATCCGCAGGCTCTCGCGGCTCCAGCCGACCGCGGAGCGGGCATGGTCGACGAGCCGGTACAGCCGCAGCGCCCGCTCGTGCAGCTGCCGCGCCGGCTCGGCGTCCCACTCACCGTCGGCCAGCCGGTCCGCCACGGCCTCCAGGATGCGCCGGGCCTCGTCGGCCGCCTCCTCCAGCGCCACGCGCGTGCCGCGCAGGTACACGGGGGGACGGATGAGCGCGTTGACGGCGATGCCGACGACCGCGCCGAAACAGGCCTCGGCGATCCGGGTGGCCGACCCCATGAGCGTCACGGGGCCGCTCGTCAGCA encodes:
- a CDS encoding exonuclease SbcCD subunit D; this translates as MRLLHTSDWHLGRAFHRVTMLGAQAEFIGHLVTTAREREVDAVVVSGDVYDRAVPPLAAVELFDDALHRLADLGVPTVMISGNHDSARRLGVGAGLMGRAGIHLRTDPATCATPVVLTDGFGDVAFYGLPYLEPALVKDGFGVEKADHEAVLAAAMRQVRADLATRPPGTRSVVLAHAFVTGGEPSDSERDITVGGVAAVPAGVFDGVDYVALGHLHGCQTISERVRYSGSPLPYSFSEAGHRKSMWLVDLDADGGVTAERIDCPVPRPLARIRGTLEDLLADPALRGHEESWVEATLTDAVRPADPMARLTERFPHTLSLVFDPERTPGEPAVSYARRLAGRGDQEIAEDFVTHVRGTGPDPDEQAVLRDAFDAVRADQAVREVAR
- a CDS encoding FUSC family protein, whose amino-acid sequence is MSETAVRARRGARGLGESVRRAWTGPGPERDVAIQAGKAALAACVAWAVAGWWLKAPNAFVAPWVAIVLVESTVFRSIAHGLQQLAAIATGTVVATGVALLLDSPTLAMALVLPVVVLLGNWGRLGSQGIYAATGALFVLTSGPVTLMGSATRIAEACFGAVVGIAVNALIRPPVYLRGTRVALEEAADEARRILEAVADRLADGEWDAEPARQLHERALRLYRLVDHARSAVGWSRESLRINPRRRKLGEEPPGQEYDDAVTVLDYVAVHTSGVTRAVLESSDGGRPQPRPGPAVSEAYAGFLRGSARAICLYPQSRFAPGGYDAKVDEELREVVDDMRTTLDALHRRLPDGVLEDPDALATYGTLLTQARRLADQLVTEECVS